A single region of the Salvia miltiorrhiza cultivar Shanhuang (shh) chromosome 8, IMPLAD_Smil_shh, whole genome shotgun sequence genome encodes:
- the LOC130996877 gene encoding REF/SRPP-like protein At3g05500 — MAEADSNSLQQPLLEGSEEEQRLKYFEFVQVASLHALMYAAKLYSYAKENSGPLKTGVDTVEGTVKTVVGPVYQKYQGVPVDVLRFVDRKVDESINKVQNRVPPTLKQVSTQAFEAAQKAPAAARSVVSEVKNTGLVGSASGLAQTVYAKYEPAAKDLYTKYEPVAEQYASATWHSLNQLPLFPQVAQAVAPTATYYTNKYNEAVQQAADKGWQMASHLPLVPTEKIAKVLSSRQESTVTVE, encoded by the exons ATGGCCGAAGCAGATTCCAACAGCCTTCAACAGCCCCTTCTT GAGGGGAGCGAGGAGGAGCAGAGGCTCAAGTACTTCGAATTCGTGCAGGTGGCGTCGTTACACGCGCTGATGTACGCAGCTAAACTCTACAGTTACGCCAAGGAGAATTCGGGCCCGTTGAAGACCGGCGTCGACACCGTCGAGGGCACCGTTAAGACCGTCGTCGGCCCGGTTTACCAAAAATATCAAGGCGTCCCTGTTGATGTCCTCAGATTCGTTGATCGCAAG GTGGATGAGTCTATAAACAAAGTGCAAAACCGTGTCCCCCCGACCCTGAAGCAGGTGTCAACTCAGGCGTTCGAGGCGGCTCAGAAGGCGCCTGCAGCGGCTCGTTCGGTCGTTTCAGAAGTGAAGAACACGGGGCTGGTGGGAAGTGCATCTGGGCTAGCACAGACAGTGTATGCCAAGTATGAACCTGCTGCAAAGGATCTTTACACCAAGTACGAGCCCGTGGCAGAGCAGTACGCGTCTGCCACATGGCACTCGTTGAACCAGCTGCCGCTTTTCCCTCAGGTCGCTCAGGCTGTTGCTCCAACGGCGACCTACTATACAAACAAATACAACGAAGCTGTGCAGCAAGCGGCTGATAAGGGGTGGCAGATGGCGTCGCATCTTCCGTTGGTGCCGACGGAGAAGATTGCTAAGGTTCTGAGCTCAAGGCAAGAATCGACTGTGACTGTTGAGTGA